The following are encoded in a window of Arthrobacter sp. NicSoilB4 genomic DNA:
- a CDS encoding GNAT family N-acetyltransferase: MAIQYREWRDGDDLALLEIWGGPETEQARQFRGTLAPSGNAPWRRCIVAEDVVDGVAIPVAAAVVHEASLHPERLWAYIEVDRHHRRTGVGSTLLTMLRHEAGQSPSGVSRLRTKVEPGTPGAAFAEAAGLAPIQRSRLVVVEPGALRLPVFGDGSEAAAAEQVEDLATGSVELSDVVGRYYTAVHGWDSPGELSIATVQRLFLDELSGAHGAIVLRAPKASAFGQGVPASRKGRLEAFVISYAELAPAGDHPAGEGAAASGQPTDVFLGHEPELAAEEAQAAVRDLLALIAFQHPVVLELDDSMEALRAVVEPLLETGKARLAGAETLIVSDPA; the protein is encoded by the coding sequence ATGGCGATCCAATACCGTGAATGGCGCGACGGCGACGATCTCGCGCTGCTCGAAATCTGGGGCGGGCCCGAAACCGAACAGGCCCGGCAGTTCCGCGGCACCCTGGCACCCTCGGGCAACGCGCCGTGGCGGCGCTGCATCGTCGCCGAGGACGTCGTCGACGGCGTGGCCATCCCGGTCGCGGCGGCCGTGGTGCACGAGGCCTCGCTGCACCCTGAACGGCTCTGGGCCTACATCGAGGTCGACCGGCACCACCGGCGCACCGGCGTCGGCTCCACCCTGCTGACCATGCTCCGGCACGAAGCCGGCCAGTCGCCGTCGGGCGTCTCCCGGCTCCGGACCAAGGTGGAGCCGGGCACTCCCGGCGCGGCCTTCGCCGAGGCGGCGGGGCTTGCCCCGATCCAGCGTTCCCGGCTGGTCGTTGTGGAGCCGGGGGCGCTCAGGCTGCCCGTCTTCGGCGACGGTTCCGAGGCTGCCGCCGCCGAGCAGGTCGAGGACCTGGCCACCGGCTCCGTGGAGCTCAGCGACGTCGTGGGCCGCTATTACACGGCCGTGCACGGCTGGGACAGCCCGGGAGAGCTCAGCATTGCCACCGTCCAGCGGTTGTTCCTGGATGAACTCAGCGGGGCGCACGGCGCCATCGTGCTCCGGGCCCCGAAGGCCAGCGCCTTCGGCCAGGGCGTGCCGGCCAGCAGGAAGGGCCGGCTCGAGGCCTTCGTCATCAGCTACGCCGAGTTGGCCCCCGCCGGGGACCACCCGGCAGGGGAGGGCGCGGCCGCGTCCGGTCAGCCCACGGACGTGTTCCTGGGCCACGAACCGGAACTCGCCGCAGAGGAGGCCCAGGCCGCTGTCCGGGACCTGCTCGCGCTGATTGCGTTCCAGCACCCCGTAGTGCTGGAACTGGACGATTCGATGGAGGCGCTGCGCGCCGTTGTCGAACCCCTGCTGGAGACCGGCAAGGCCCGGCTGGCCGGCGCGGAAACCTTGATCGTCTCCGACCCGGCGTAG
- a CDS encoding glycine--tRNA ligase has translation MAAKTVLDQIISLAKRRGFVFQAGEIYGGSRSAWDYGPLGAELKENIKRQWWQSVVRGREDVVGLDSSVILPRQVWEASGHVDVFSDPLVECLSCHKRYRADHLEEEYEEKKGRPAENGLKDIACANCGTRGEWTEPQEFSGLLKTYLGPVASEEGLHYLRPETAQGIFVNFSNVLTTSRKKPPFGIGQIGKSFRNEITPGNFIFRTREFEQMEMEFFVEPGTDEQWHQYWMKERMSWYTSLGIREDNLRFFEHPLEKLSHYSKGTTDIEYRFGFHGSEWGELEGIANRTDFDLSTHAKASGQDLSYFNQATNERYTPYVIEPAAGLTRSFMAFMIDAYTEDEAPNAKGGVDIRTVLKLDPRLAPVKAAVLPLSRNEDLSPKAKDLAAQLRKSWNIEFDDAGAIGRRYRRQDEIGTPFCITVDFETLDDQAVTIRERDTMSQERVSLDKVEGYLAARLIGA, from the coding sequence ATGGCAGCAAAAACCGTCCTCGACCAGATCATTTCCCTCGCCAAGCGCCGGGGTTTCGTATTCCAGGCCGGTGAGATCTATGGAGGCTCGCGGTCTGCCTGGGACTACGGGCCCCTCGGCGCCGAGCTCAAGGAAAACATCAAGCGCCAGTGGTGGCAGTCCGTGGTCCGCGGCCGCGAAGACGTGGTCGGCCTGGACTCCTCGGTCATCCTGCCCCGCCAGGTCTGGGAGGCGTCCGGCCACGTCGACGTGTTCTCCGACCCGTTGGTGGAGTGCCTCTCCTGCCACAAGCGCTACCGCGCCGACCACCTCGAAGAAGAATACGAGGAGAAGAAGGGCCGCCCGGCCGAGAACGGCCTCAAGGACATCGCCTGCGCCAACTGCGGCACCCGCGGCGAATGGACCGAACCCCAGGAATTCTCCGGGCTGCTCAAGACCTACCTTGGCCCGGTGGCCAGCGAAGAGGGCCTGCACTACCTGCGCCCCGAAACGGCGCAGGGCATCTTCGTCAACTTTTCCAACGTCCTCACCACCTCCCGCAAGAAGCCCCCGTTCGGCATCGGCCAGATCGGCAAGTCCTTCCGCAACGAGATCACCCCGGGCAACTTCATTTTCCGCACCCGCGAGTTCGAGCAGATGGAGATGGAATTCTTCGTCGAGCCCGGCACCGACGAGCAGTGGCACCAGTACTGGATGAAAGAGCGCATGTCCTGGTACACGTCCCTCGGCATCAGGGAAGACAACCTGCGCTTCTTCGAGCACCCGCTGGAAAAGCTCAGCCACTACTCCAAGGGCACCACGGACATCGAATACCGCTTCGGGTTCCACGGCTCCGAGTGGGGCGAGCTCGAGGGCATCGCCAACCGCACGGACTTCGACCTGTCCACGCACGCCAAGGCCTCCGGCCAGGACCTGAGCTACTTCAACCAGGCCACCAACGAGCGCTACACGCCGTACGTGATTGAACCCGCGGCCGGCCTCACCCGTTCCTTCATGGCCTTCATGATCGACGCGTACACCGAGGACGAGGCACCCAACGCCAAGGGCGGCGTCGACATCCGCACCGTGCTCAAGCTCGATCCGCGCCTGGCCCCGGTGAAGGCGGCCGTGCTGCCGCTGAGCCGCAACGAGGACCTGTCCCCGAAGGCCAAGGACCTTGCCGCCCAGCTTCGCAAGAGCTGGAACATCGAGTTCGACGACGCCGGCGCGATCGGCCGCCGCTACCGCCGCCAGGACGAAATCGGCACCCCGTTCTGCATCACCGTGGACTTCGAGACCCTCGACGACCAGGCCGTCACCATCCGCGAACGCGACACCATGAGCCAGGAACGCGTCTCCCTGGACAAGGTGGAGGGCTACCTGGCCGCACGGCTGATCGGCGCCTGA
- the dusB gene encoding tRNA dihydrouridine synthase DusB, which produces MTVVATPPAPKLELPPLKLGPLTVDTPVILAPMAGITNSAFRRLCREYGGGLYVAEMVTSRALVERTPESLRIISHDDDEKVRSVQLYGVDPVTVGQAVRMLVEEDRADHIDLNFGCPVPKVTRRGGGSALPWKIDLFTSIVQTAVKEASKGNVPLTIKMRKGIDEDHLTYLDAGRIARDSGVAAVALHGRTAAQFYSGQADWSAIARLREALPDIPVLGNGDIWSAEDAIRMVRETGVDGVVVGRGCQGRPWLFGDLMAAFEGSDERHKPSLGQVAEGVYRHAELMVETFGNDEGKALREIRKHMAWYFKGYVVGSELRTKLAMVTSLEVLRGTLDQLDLDSPYPGVDAEGPRGRAGSPKKPALPKDWLLDRNMDAEQSREICHAELDVSGG; this is translated from the coding sequence GTGACTGTTGTAGCTACCCCTCCCGCCCCCAAGCTGGAACTCCCGCCCCTGAAGCTGGGTCCCCTCACGGTGGACACCCCCGTGATCCTGGCTCCCATGGCGGGCATCACCAACTCCGCGTTCCGCAGGCTCTGCCGTGAATACGGCGGCGGCCTGTACGTCGCAGAGATGGTCACGTCCCGTGCCCTCGTGGAGCGCACTCCGGAGTCCTTGCGCATTATTTCCCACGACGACGACGAGAAAGTCCGGTCCGTCCAGCTCTACGGCGTTGACCCCGTCACCGTCGGCCAGGCTGTCCGGATGCTCGTCGAGGAAGACCGCGCGGACCACATCGACCTCAACTTCGGCTGCCCGGTGCCCAAGGTGACCCGGCGCGGCGGTGGGTCCGCCTTGCCCTGGAAGATCGATCTGTTCACGTCGATTGTGCAGACCGCGGTCAAGGAGGCCTCCAAGGGCAACGTCCCGCTGACCATCAAGATGCGCAAGGGCATTGACGAGGACCACCTCACGTACCTCGACGCCGGCAGGATCGCCCGCGATTCCGGCGTCGCCGCCGTCGCCCTCCACGGCCGCACCGCCGCACAGTTCTACTCCGGCCAGGCCGACTGGTCCGCGATCGCCCGGCTGCGTGAGGCGCTGCCGGACATCCCGGTCCTCGGCAACGGCGACATCTGGTCCGCCGAGGACGCCATCCGCATGGTCCGCGAGACCGGCGTCGACGGTGTTGTCGTGGGCCGCGGCTGCCAGGGCCGCCCCTGGCTGTTCGGGGACCTCATGGCCGCCTTCGAAGGCAGCGACGAGCGCCACAAGCCGAGCCTGGGTCAGGTGGCCGAAGGTGTGTACCGCCATGCCGAGCTGATGGTGGAGACCTTCGGCAACGACGAAGGCAAGGCGCTCCGGGAGATCCGCAAGCACATGGCCTGGTACTTCAAGGGCTACGTGGTCGGCAGCGAACTGCGGACCAAACTGGCGATGGTGACCAGCCTCGAGGTGCTCCGCGGCACGCTGGACCAGCTGGACCTCGACTCGCCGTACCCCGGCGTCGACGCCGAGGGCCCCCGCGGCCGCGCGGGCTCGCCGAAGAAACCCGCACTTCCCAAGGACTGGCTGCTGGACCGCAACATGGACGCCGAGCAGTCGCGCGAGATCTGCCACGCGGAACTGGACGTTTCCGGTGGCTGA
- a CDS encoding TIGR00366 family protein yields the protein MAAWTEKWFPDAYIFALAGVIIIALAALAIGASPQSIADSFGNGFWDLTAFTLQMAMVVLTGYVVATSPPVAKLINRLALVPATARTAVSFVALMSMSVSFLNWGLSLIFGGLLARAIARRKDLTVDYRALGAAAFMGLGAVWALGLSSSAAQLQATAASLPPALLKITGILDFGTTIFTWQSLLTLAILMALTTVIAHFSAPQGGAIRTAADLGVDLDDEPSEPEPRSRPGEWLEYSMILPILAGLLTLGWLVSQFLTKPFLTVVSSLNGYLLVFLILGLVLHGTPRNFLQAVTKAVPATAGILVQFPLYAAMAAILTKATGHGGMTVSAHLAEFFTEIGSGGGFAVVIALYTALLGLLVPSGGGKWLVEAPYVMQSATDVQMNLGWTVQIYNIAEALPNLINPFFMLPLLAVLRLRARDLVGFTFLQFVFHLPVVLLLVWLLGMTFDFVPPVVPPAK from the coding sequence ATGGCGGCGTGGACCGAGAAGTGGTTCCCCGATGCCTACATCTTCGCCCTGGCCGGCGTCATCATCATCGCCCTGGCCGCCCTGGCCATAGGCGCCTCGCCCCAGTCAATCGCCGATTCCTTCGGCAACGGGTTCTGGGACCTGACCGCCTTCACGCTGCAGATGGCCATGGTGGTCCTCACCGGCTACGTCGTGGCGACCTCCCCGCCCGTGGCGAAGCTGATCAACCGGCTGGCCCTCGTTCCCGCAACCGCCCGCACCGCCGTGAGCTTCGTGGCGCTGATGTCGATGTCGGTGTCCTTCCTCAACTGGGGCCTCAGCCTGATCTTCGGCGGCCTCCTAGCCCGGGCCATTGCCCGCCGCAAGGACCTGACCGTGGACTACCGGGCCCTGGGTGCCGCAGCCTTCATGGGCCTCGGCGCCGTCTGGGCGCTCGGCCTGTCCTCCTCCGCGGCGCAGCTTCAGGCCACCGCGGCCTCGCTGCCGCCGGCCCTGCTGAAGATCACCGGCATCCTGGACTTCGGCACCACCATCTTCACCTGGCAGTCACTGCTCACCCTGGCCATCCTGATGGCGCTCACCACGGTGATCGCGCACTTCTCGGCACCCCAGGGCGGCGCCATCCGCACCGCGGCGGACCTCGGCGTCGACCTCGACGACGAACCCAGCGAACCGGAGCCGCGCTCCCGCCCGGGCGAATGGCTCGAATACAGCATGATCCTGCCGATCCTGGCCGGCCTCCTGACGCTCGGCTGGCTGGTCTCGCAGTTCCTGACCAAGCCCTTCCTGACCGTCGTGAGCAGCCTCAACGGCTACCTGCTGGTCTTCCTGATCCTTGGCCTGGTGCTGCACGGCACCCCGCGGAACTTCCTGCAGGCCGTCACCAAGGCCGTGCCGGCCACCGCCGGCATCCTGGTCCAGTTCCCGCTCTACGCCGCGATGGCCGCGATCCTGACCAAGGCCACCGGCCACGGCGGCATGACCGTCTCCGCGCACCTGGCCGAGTTCTTCACCGAAATTGGCAGCGGCGGCGGCTTCGCCGTCGTCATCGCGCTCTACACGGCCCTGCTGGGCCTGCTGGTCCCTTCCGGCGGCGGCAAGTGGCTCGTGGAAGCGCCGTATGTGATGCAGTCCGCCACCGATGTGCAGATGAACCTCGGCTGGACCGTTCAGATCTACAACATCGCCGAGGCCCTGCCGAACCTGATCAACCCGTTCTTTATGCTGCCCTTGCTGGCGGTGCTGAGGCTGCGGGCCCGCGACCTGGTGGGCTTCACGTTCCTGCAGTTCGTGTTCCACCTGCCGGTGGTGCTGCTGCTCGTCTGGCTGCTGGGGATGACGTTCGACTTCGTTCCGCCGGTGGTGCCGCCGGCCAAGTAG
- a CDS encoding lysophospholipid acyltransferase family protein, which translates to MPWRPPPSDRFYRVIVRTGLALRGLFRIRVIVTGREHLPPPKPGSGPRSGPGSDAPHGTSRGPSRRVVPGAGAVVAITHFGYLDFAFAELLLWWHARAQMRFLVTQGAADHWFAGPAISAAGHVVVGYESGTHAYDAAVQKLRAGEYIAILPEAGVSRSFRVRECKTGAVRMAAEAGVPVIPVSVWGAHRLMTRRHGFSPARAWRAPVRIHVGVPVTVDPSRDAAAATEALRETLQLGIDACIADFPLKPAPGAWWMPAELGGGAPSEEERQRLDEAEGPRRAGGRRR; encoded by the coding sequence ATGCCCTGGCGCCCGCCGCCCAGCGACCGCTTCTACCGGGTCATTGTCCGCACCGGCCTGGCGCTCCGCGGGCTGTTCCGGATCAGGGTCATCGTCACCGGGCGGGAGCACCTCCCGCCGCCGAAGCCCGGCAGCGGGCCGCGGAGCGGACCAGGCAGCGATGCCCCGCACGGGACATCCCGCGGCCCGTCCCGTCGGGTCGTCCCGGGCGCCGGCGCCGTCGTCGCGATCACGCACTTCGGCTACCTCGACTTCGCGTTCGCCGAACTGCTGCTGTGGTGGCACGCCAGGGCCCAGATGCGTTTCCTGGTCACCCAGGGCGCGGCTGACCACTGGTTTGCCGGGCCCGCCATCAGCGCCGCCGGGCACGTCGTGGTCGGCTATGAGAGCGGAACACACGCCTATGACGCCGCCGTGCAGAAGCTCCGCGCGGGCGAGTACATCGCGATCCTGCCGGAAGCCGGGGTCAGCCGCAGCTTCCGGGTGCGCGAATGCAAGACCGGCGCCGTGCGGATGGCCGCCGAGGCCGGGGTGCCGGTCATCCCGGTCTCCGTCTGGGGCGCCCACCGGCTGATGACCCGCCGCCACGGCTTCTCCCCGGCCCGCGCCTGGCGCGCCCCGGTGCGGATCCACGTGGGCGTACCGGTGACCGTTGACCCGTCCCGGGATGCCGCGGCCGCCACCGAGGCGCTGCGCGAAACCCTCCAGTTGGGGATCGACGCCTGCATCGCGGACTTCCCGCTGAAACCGGCCCCGGGTGCCTGGTGGATGCCGGCGGAACTGGGCGGCGGGGCGCCCAGCGAGGAGGAACGGCAGCGGCTGGACGAGGCCGAAGGCCCGCGGCGCGCAGGCGGCCGGCGCCGATAA
- a CDS encoding alpha/beta hydrolase, translating to MARRKMDDREPAAAGAGTAARAVLNIAAATGETRAVALVLHGGRSESYESVRGRHLSPARMLPFARALQRGGGSDGLAVWTLRNRYRGWNGAEMSPVQDARWALSHISREHPGVPVYLLGHSMGGLTALCVADHPQVEAVVALAPWLNGETPVDRVAGRRILIVHGTDDRWTSPAKSLAYARRADGVAESVDYVALKGAGHFMFRRVGLWNSLANGFILDAFTGSSGRSADDGAGAFRSLLPAAGASLPVVL from the coding sequence GTGGCCAGACGCAAGATGGACGACCGTGAACCTGCGGCTGCGGGAGCCGGGACGGCTGCCAGGGCCGTGTTGAATATTGCCGCGGCCACCGGGGAGACCCGGGCTGTGGCCCTGGTCCTGCACGGCGGCCGCTCGGAGAGCTACGAATCCGTCCGCGGCCGGCATCTCAGTCCTGCCCGGATGCTGCCCTTCGCCCGGGCCCTCCAGCGTGGCGGCGGAAGCGACGGTTTGGCCGTCTGGACGCTCCGGAACCGTTACCGGGGCTGGAACGGGGCTGAGATGTCCCCCGTGCAGGATGCCCGCTGGGCCCTCTCCCACATCAGCCGCGAGCATCCGGGGGTCCCCGTCTATCTCCTCGGCCATTCGATGGGCGGCCTGACCGCACTTTGCGTCGCCGACCACCCGCAGGTGGAAGCCGTCGTCGCCCTCGCGCCCTGGCTCAACGGCGAGACCCCGGTAGACCGCGTGGCCGGCCGCCGCATCCTGATTGTCCATGGCACCGACGACCGCTGGACCAGCCCCGCGAAGTCGCTCGCTTACGCACGCCGGGCCGACGGCGTCGCGGAGTCCGTGGATTACGTCGCCCTCAAGGGGGCGGGACATTTTATGTTCCGCCGGGTGGGTCTGTGGAACTCGCTCGCGAACGGCTTCATCCTGGATGCATTCACCGGCAGTTCAGGCCGAAGCGCCGATGACGGCGCCGGCGCATTCCGCAGCCTGCTTCCCGCCGCCGGCGCCAGCCTCCCGGTGGTGCTGTGA
- a CDS encoding YibE/F family protein: MGAGHSHAPQGHTDPTPRALAARKRANLILAAILIPLTLLTLVAMALLWPSGSKEGITLASPYAAAPGVTFDTGKIQRVTTGSCMDALQQGQAGTDAAAQQGSQCTFAFTDPDKGGNPVKVVINPDIAKSHGVKAGDNIRYLNLSKVQGAEAQGTPAYVFVDFVRTLPIIFLAVLYAVVVIAVARWRGLRALIGLVGAYGVLVSFMLPGLVEGKPPLLLALVGSTVIMIGVLYFAHGFSARTSTALLGTMFGLAITALLAAWATDAANLAGVGSHDAATLTNISDNISISGIILCGLIISGLGVLNDVTITQSSAVWELWELAPETSARQLFTSAMRIGRDHIASTVYTIAFAYAGAALPVLILVMLYERPLGDALTSAELSEEVIRTLVGSVGLVLAIPVTTLIAVLVVKATGVKALEVPAGGRRYSGSTGAAGWPEDGAGRRPENGSGRWLEDDDVVPAEAFETAPAGRRGRRAAPRD; encoded by the coding sequence ATGGGCGCCGGTCATTCACACGCACCGCAAGGGCACACGGACCCGACGCCCCGGGCGCTCGCGGCACGGAAGCGAGCCAACCTCATCCTGGCCGCCATCCTGATCCCGCTGACGCTGCTCACGCTCGTGGCGATGGCGCTGCTGTGGCCCTCGGGCAGCAAAGAGGGCATCACACTGGCGAGCCCCTACGCGGCCGCGCCGGGCGTTACGTTCGATACGGGCAAGATCCAGCGCGTTACCACCGGCAGCTGCATGGACGCGCTCCAGCAGGGACAGGCCGGGACGGACGCTGCCGCGCAACAGGGATCGCAGTGCACTTTTGCGTTCACGGACCCGGACAAGGGCGGGAACCCCGTCAAGGTCGTCATCAACCCCGACATCGCCAAGTCCCACGGAGTGAAGGCCGGCGACAATATCCGCTACCTGAACCTCTCCAAGGTCCAAGGCGCCGAAGCCCAAGGCACGCCCGCCTATGTCTTCGTGGACTTCGTCCGGACCCTGCCGATCATCTTCCTTGCCGTGCTCTACGCCGTCGTGGTGATCGCCGTGGCCCGCTGGCGCGGACTGCGCGCCCTGATCGGGCTTGTGGGGGCGTACGGCGTACTGGTGTCCTTTATGCTGCCCGGACTGGTGGAGGGCAAGCCTCCGCTGCTGCTGGCGCTGGTGGGGTCCACGGTGATCATGATCGGGGTGCTGTACTTCGCCCACGGGTTCTCCGCCCGGACCTCGACGGCGCTGCTGGGCACGATGTTCGGCCTTGCCATTACCGCGCTGCTGGCGGCCTGGGCCACCGACGCGGCCAACCTCGCCGGCGTCGGCAGCCACGACGCCGCCACGCTCACGAACATCTCGGACAACATCTCGATTTCCGGCATCATCCTCTGCGGTCTCATCATCTCCGGCCTGGGCGTGCTCAACGACGTCACCATCACGCAGTCCTCCGCGGTGTGGGAACTCTGGGAACTGGCCCCGGAGACTTCCGCCCGGCAGCTGTTCACCTCCGCCATGCGGATCGGCCGGGACCACATCGCGTCCACCGTGTACACCATCGCCTTCGCCTATGCCGGCGCGGCCCTGCCGGTGCTGATCCTCGTGATGCTCTACGAGCGGCCGCTCGGGGATGCGTTGACCAGCGCCGAGCTCTCGGAGGAAGTGATCCGCACCCTTGTCGGCTCGGTCGGGCTGGTCCTGGCGATCCCGGTCACCACGCTGATCGCCGTACTCGTCGTGAAGGCGACCGGGGTCAAGGCACTGGAAGTACCGGCGGGCGGCCGGCGGTACTCCGGGAGCACGGGCGCCGCCGGCTGGCCGGAGGACGGCGCCGGCCGGAGGCCGGAGAACGGTTCGGGCCGCTGGCTGGAGGACGACGACGTCGTGCCCGCCGAAGCCTTCGAAACGGCGCCGGCCGGGCGCCGCGGACGCCGCGCCGCCCCGCGCGACTGA
- a CDS encoding FAD-binding oxidoreductase, producing MNATNFDSLREQVRGQVITSGDADYDEARAVQNGMIDKRPAAVVRVSQVADVIAGVSFARDNGLAVAVRGGGHSGPGFGTADDALVIDFAHTRGVRVDPAGKTARTEAGATWADFNHATHAFGLATTGGIVGSTGVSGLTLGGGIGYLDRKYGLSCDNLLSADVVTAEGKFLTASEAENEDLFWALRGGGGNFGVVTSLEFRLHPVDMVHAGIIIYPAEHAETVAKFYRDHMAAAPEEFGAFLAFHQGPPVPFLPEEWHGKPVCIVVGMWTGDPAEGPARWQPFLDAAPLAGSMVGPMPYPALNSAFDGMYPKGLLAYWKAAFLSELNDGAINAHLEFGRRVPTVQTAVHIYPIDGAVHRVGATDTAFPNRNARFSPVIACHWEDPGDTEANIAWVREYAAALQPYSETAGYINFMDGDDLGKVAENYGPNYKRLREVKAKYDPQNLFHVNQNILPA from the coding sequence ATGAATGCAACCAACTTCGATAGCCTGCGCGAGCAAGTCCGCGGGCAGGTCATCACGTCCGGCGATGCGGACTATGACGAGGCGCGGGCAGTGCAGAACGGCATGATCGACAAAAGGCCGGCAGCAGTGGTCCGTGTGTCCCAGGTGGCAGACGTGATTGCGGGCGTCAGCTTCGCCCGGGACAACGGCCTGGCCGTGGCTGTCCGCGGCGGCGGGCACAGCGGGCCGGGTTTTGGCACGGCGGATGACGCCCTGGTCATCGACTTTGCCCACACCCGCGGGGTCCGGGTGGATCCGGCGGGCAAAACGGCCAGGACCGAGGCCGGAGCAACGTGGGCGGACTTCAACCACGCCACACATGCCTTCGGGCTCGCGACCACAGGCGGCATCGTCGGCTCGACCGGGGTTTCGGGGCTGACCCTCGGCGGTGGCATCGGCTACCTTGACCGCAAGTACGGACTCAGCTGCGACAACCTACTCTCGGCCGACGTCGTCACCGCCGAGGGAAAGTTCCTGACGGCCAGTGAAGCCGAGAACGAGGATCTCTTCTGGGCGCTGCGCGGCGGCGGGGGAAACTTCGGCGTCGTGACCTCGCTGGAATTCCGGCTGCATCCAGTGGACATGGTCCACGCCGGCATCATCATCTACCCCGCAGAGCACGCCGAAACGGTTGCGAAATTTTATCGTGACCACATGGCGGCAGCGCCTGAAGAGTTCGGCGCGTTCCTCGCCTTCCACCAGGGGCCGCCCGTCCCGTTCCTTCCGGAGGAATGGCACGGGAAGCCCGTCTGCATTGTGGTCGGCATGTGGACGGGCGATCCGGCCGAAGGGCCGGCCCGCTGGCAACCGTTCCTCGACGCCGCGCCGCTCGCAGGGTCCATGGTGGGGCCGATGCCCTATCCGGCCCTGAACTCGGCCTTCGACGGGATGTATCCCAAGGGGCTCCTGGCCTACTGGAAAGCGGCTTTCCTGTCCGAGCTCAACGACGGAGCCATCAACGCCCATCTTGAGTTCGGCCGCCGGGTGCCCACGGTGCAGACCGCCGTGCATATCTACCCGATCGACGGGGCCGTGCACCGGGTGGGAGCCACGGACACGGCGTTCCCCAACAGGAACGCCAGGTTCTCTCCGGTCATAGCGTGCCACTGGGAGGACCCAGGGGACACCGAAGCGAACATCGCCTGGGTCCGGGAGTACGCGGCCGCGCTGCAGCCGTACTCGGAGACGGCGGGTTACATCAACTTCATGGACGGCGACGACCTGGGCAAAGTCGCGGAGAACTACGGGCCGAACTACAAGCGGTTGAGGGAGGTCAAGGCCAAGTACGATCCGCAGAATCTCTTCCACGTGAACCAGAACATCCTGCCGGCGTAG
- a CDS encoding DUF1295 domain-containing protein — translation MPDFPLNAFLASLPWVAAGLVLLLAVTYAIAVRQSRHSVIDTVWGLGFVVVAVISWFLSAGHGDGGRRLLLLALVAVWGIRLGLHIGLRARGGHEDPRYVDLLSSAPGSRNAYALRKVYLPQGVILFFVSLTVQVGMFSTGSLGWLAWLGVVSWVVGFVFETVGDWQLAQFKSDPSRRGTVLDTGLWRYTRHPNYFGDAAVWTGIFLVAADSWPGVLTVLSPVLMVWLLAGKSGKPLTEKAMSARPGYKEYVESTSGFLPLPPRKPRSGGHQPGAHRQRGG, via the coding sequence ATGCCGGACTTTCCGCTGAACGCCTTCCTGGCCAGCCTCCCGTGGGTGGCGGCGGGCCTCGTGCTGCTGCTGGCCGTCACCTACGCCATCGCGGTCCGCCAGAGCCGCCACTCCGTCATCGACACCGTCTGGGGCCTGGGCTTCGTGGTGGTGGCCGTCATCTCCTGGTTCCTCTCCGCCGGACACGGCGACGGCGGCCGGCGCCTGCTGCTGCTGGCGCTCGTGGCGGTCTGGGGCATCCGCCTCGGCCTCCACATCGGGCTCCGGGCCCGCGGCGGCCACGAGGATCCACGCTACGTGGACTTGCTCTCCTCCGCCCCCGGGTCCCGCAACGCCTACGCGCTGCGCAAGGTCTACCTGCCCCAGGGCGTGATCCTGTTCTTCGTCTCGCTCACGGTCCAGGTGGGGATGTTCAGCACCGGAAGCCTCGGCTGGCTGGCGTGGCTGGGCGTCGTGTCCTGGGTGGTCGGCTTCGTCTTCGAGACGGTCGGCGACTGGCAGCTGGCACAGTTCAAGTCCGACCCCTCGAGGCGCGGCACCGTGCTCGACACCGGGCTCTGGCGCTACACCCGCCACCCGAACTACTTCGGCGACGCCGCCGTCTGGACCGGAATCTTCCTCGTCGCCGCTGATTCCTGGCCGGGGGTCCTGACAGTCCTCTCCCCCGTGCTGATGGTCTGGCTGCTCGCCGGCAAGTCCGGCAAGCCGCTGACCGAAAAGGCCATGTCCGCCCGCCCAGGCTACAAGGAGTACGTCGAATCCACCTCGGGGTTCCTGCCGCTGCCGCCCCGCAAGCCCCGCAGCGGCGGACACCAGCCGGGCGCACACCGGCAGCGCGGAGGCTAG